A section of the Spirosoma pollinicola genome encodes:
- a CDS encoding response regulator: MLWLWVLPTFGSSVMIPATADRDDQYFFEQALKTLVPSMTIRALYDGEELLAALEQCETVPNLILLDLHMPQVNGFDALAQVRSEVHLKELPVVVLSTSSTEQDRQRALQLGADGFLTKPPILDQISSLFGTFVKEWQLITVTIRF; the protein is encoded by the coding sequence ATGCTATGGCTCTGGGTTCTCCCCACGTTTGGATCGTCGGTGATGATACCCGCCACGGCGGACCGTGATGATCAGTATTTTTTTGAGCAAGCCCTAAAAACGCTGGTTCCTTCGATGACCATCCGCGCTCTGTATGACGGAGAGGAGTTGCTAGCCGCCCTGGAACAATGCGAAACAGTCCCTAATCTAATCCTGTTGGATCTGCATATGCCCCAGGTAAATGGGTTTGATGCCTTGGCGCAAGTTCGGTCTGAAGTCCATCTAAAGGAGTTACCGGTGGTGGTGCTCAGCACCTCTTCTACGGAGCAGGATCGGCAGCGGGCCCTACAATTAGGTGCCGATGGTTTTCTGACCAAACCCCCTATCCTGGATCAGATTTCGTCCCTGTTTGGGACCTTCGTTAAGGAGTGGCAATTAATTACAGTAACGATTCGATTTTAA
- a CDS encoding PAS domain-containing sensor histidine kinase: protein MNASSTTNPYPFLAGGGQAGELIRQFDWSTASLGTPDQWPSSLRQSVSNLLLASQPMLVLWGQEHICFYNDAVMPSLGPQMHPAIGQPARDIWAEGWDFMGPLLAGVLKTGEPVRVQEAPVTFFRNGQTQTMYWTFSYSLIRDEAGHHGGVLVNGLETTQAVHTRQALGRSQQLFDNLFTSAPVAIALFDGPQFVIEQANELVLEYWGRSREQVIHRPLFAALPEAAGQGFEERLTKVYTTGERFIAKELTVTLERNGRLAPTYIDFVYEPVRQLDETVTGVLVICTEITEQVLARRKVEESEARFRSLIEEAPVATCLFVGPHMVIEMANEAMIGVWGKGPSVLGQPLAQALPELKEQHFLTTLDHLFRSGEIYDIKGGRADLVVKGVLSTYYFDYTFKPLRNQAGAVYAILETAIDVTKQVKTQQQLIASENRFRSIVEQAPMAIGLLSGREMVIEVGNAKIFDMWGKDESIKGLPISEALPELQGQVFTALLEGVYDTGEPYLGHGVLANLVRHGQLEDVYFDFVYTPLRDNDEQITGVMVLATEVTLQVLARQRVEASEVRYRTLAEALEQQVQQRTQELAAANQRLAANNQALASSNEEYAALNKAMEEANRLLVRSNDNLQTFAYVASHDLQEPLRKIQQFGDLLQKEYGVSTGNQPLDYLQRMQSAASRMSMLIKDLLNYSRLTTRRDEQKSLSLQEVVGNVLTDLELVVAETHAQIAVDPLPHLMGDASQLGQLFQNLISNALKFSRVDAGGVPVVPQIAIRYALIEARELPRSVKPVRLAEQYHRIEVADNGIGFEEKYLDRIFEVFQRLHGKNQFAGTGIGLAISERVVANHGGAITARSQPGQGATFQVYFPA, encoded by the coding sequence TTGAACGCTTCTTCGACTACCAATCCATATCCTTTCCTAGCCGGGGGCGGTCAAGCCGGTGAACTCATTCGTCAATTCGACTGGTCAACCGCCTCACTAGGTACGCCTGACCAGTGGCCTTCCAGTTTACGCCAATCGGTGAGCAATCTATTGCTGGCCAGTCAGCCCATGCTCGTGTTGTGGGGCCAGGAGCATATTTGTTTCTATAATGACGCCGTCATGCCCAGTCTGGGTCCCCAGATGCACCCCGCCATTGGCCAGCCTGCCCGGGACATCTGGGCGGAAGGCTGGGATTTTATGGGTCCCTTGCTGGCCGGTGTGCTTAAAACGGGTGAGCCGGTTAGGGTTCAGGAGGCACCCGTCACCTTTTTTCGAAATGGACAGACCCAGACCATGTACTGGACATTTTCCTATAGTTTGATTCGGGACGAGGCAGGCCACCACGGGGGCGTATTGGTCAACGGCCTGGAAACCACCCAGGCCGTACACACCCGGCAAGCCTTAGGACGCAGTCAGCAGCTATTCGATAACCTGTTTACCTCGGCTCCCGTGGCCATTGCCCTCTTTGATGGCCCTCAATTTGTCATCGAGCAGGCCAATGAGCTGGTGTTGGAATACTGGGGCCGTAGTCGGGAGCAGGTCATTCATAGACCCTTGTTTGCCGCTTTACCCGAAGCGGCTGGCCAGGGCTTTGAAGAACGTCTGACCAAGGTGTATACCACCGGCGAACGCTTCATCGCCAAAGAACTGACGGTTACCCTGGAGCGCAACGGGCGATTGGCACCGACCTATATTGATTTTGTCTACGAACCGGTTCGCCAACTCGATGAAACCGTTACCGGCGTCTTAGTGATCTGTACCGAGATTACCGAGCAAGTACTGGCCCGGCGAAAGGTGGAAGAAAGCGAAGCCCGTTTCCGCTCGCTGATTGAAGAAGCACCCGTGGCCACGTGTTTGTTTGTGGGGCCACACATGGTGATCGAAATGGCTAATGAAGCCATGATCGGTGTGTGGGGGAAGGGCCCCTCCGTCCTGGGCCAGCCCCTGGCGCAGGCGTTACCCGAACTCAAAGAGCAACATTTTCTGACGACCCTGGATCACTTGTTTAGGAGCGGCGAGATCTACGACATAAAAGGGGGACGCGCTGATTTAGTAGTTAAGGGCGTGCTCAGTACGTACTATTTCGACTACACCTTTAAGCCCCTGCGCAACCAGGCCGGTGCGGTCTACGCCATTCTGGAAACGGCCATTGATGTCACCAAGCAAGTAAAGACCCAGCAGCAATTGATCGCCAGCGAAAACCGGTTTCGTAGTATCGTTGAGCAGGCCCCCATGGCCATTGGTCTACTGAGTGGCCGGGAGATGGTCATTGAGGTGGGCAATGCGAAAATTTTTGACATGTGGGGGAAGGACGAGTCCATTAAGGGTTTGCCCATTAGCGAGGCCCTACCTGAACTACAGGGGCAAGTATTTACCGCCCTACTGGAAGGGGTTTATGATACGGGCGAGCCCTACTTGGGCCATGGGGTGCTGGCCAACCTGGTGCGCCATGGCCAACTCGAAGATGTCTACTTTGACTTTGTCTATACGCCCCTGCGGGACAATGACGAGCAGATCACGGGCGTGATGGTGCTGGCCACCGAGGTTACCCTCCAGGTACTGGCCCGCCAACGCGTGGAAGCCAGCGAAGTGCGGTACCGAACGTTAGCTGAAGCGTTGGAGCAACAGGTGCAGCAACGAACCCAGGAGCTAGCGGCCGCTAACCAGCGCCTGGCCGCTAACAACCAGGCGCTGGCCTCCAGTAACGAGGAATATGCTGCCCTGAATAAAGCAATGGAAGAAGCCAATCGCTTGTTAGTGCGCTCCAACGATAACCTGCAAACCTTTGCCTACGTGGCGTCTCACGACTTACAGGAGCCCCTGCGCAAAATTCAACAGTTTGGGGATCTGTTGCAAAAAGAGTATGGGGTATCGACCGGTAATCAACCCCTGGATTACCTCCAGCGGATGCAATCAGCGGCCTCTCGCATGTCGATGCTGATTAAAGACCTGCTGAATTATTCCCGGCTGACAACCCGGCGTGATGAGCAGAAAAGCCTGTCTCTCCAGGAGGTAGTCGGTAATGTATTGACTGATCTGGAACTAGTCGTTGCGGAAACGCATGCTCAAATTGCGGTGGATCCCTTGCCCCACCTGATGGGTGACGCTTCCCAACTGGGTCAACTGTTTCAGAACTTAATTAGCAACGCCTTGAAATTTAGTCGGGTCGATGCTGGGGGCGTACCGGTCGTTCCCCAGATTGCTATTCGGTACGCGCTCATTGAGGCCAGGGAGTTGCCCCGTTCGGTAAAACCGGTCCGTCTGGCCGAGCAGTATCACCGGATTGAGGTCGCCGATAACGGCATTGGCTTTGAGGAGAAGTATCTGGATCGCATTTTTGAGGTATTTCAGCGGCTGCATGGCAAGAATCAGTTTGCGGGTACCGGTATCGGCCTGGCCATCAGCGAACGGGTCGTAGCCAATCATGGTGGTGCCATTACGGCCCGTAGTCAGCCGGGCCAGGGGGCTACCTTTCAAGTATACTTTCCAGCCTAG
- a CDS encoding transposase, with amino-acid sequence MHHAKVVKTEFDTWESQGLSIFYLPTYSPHLNPIEILWRFCKYKWLNKTHYKSWSTLKKAILYIFKEYGSIYTISFTNLIVKNTQVSIKLNSA; translated from the coding sequence ATTCATCATGCAAAAGTGGTTAAAACCGAATTTGATACTTGGGAAAGCCAAGGTCTATCCATTTTTTATTTACCTACCTACAGTCCTCATCTGAATCCCATTGAAATTCTGTGGCGCTTCTGCAAATATAAGTGGCTTAACAAAACGCATTATAAAAGCTGGTCAACCTTAAAGAAAGCTATTCTTTATATTTTTAAGGAGTATGGGTCGATATATACCATCAGCTTTACAAACCTTATTGTAAAAAATACCCAAGTTAGTATCAAGCTTAATTCTGCCTAA
- a CDS encoding alpha/beta fold hydrolase, with protein MTLTYSRRGSGKPLLLLHGIGSSLKTWDLILDELATQRDVIALDLPAS; from the coding sequence ATGACTCTGACTTATAGCCGGCGTGGGTCCGGTAAACCACTTTTGCTGCTTCACGGCATTGGCAGTTCCCTGAAGACTTGGGATCTCATTCTGGATGAGTTGGCCACCCAGCGGGATGTAATCGCGCTGGACTTACCCGCTAGCTAG
- a CDS encoding FecR family protein encodes MQQREKLYEQFLENPRFVQWAIGQAPEDDSYWESLVKNYPIDQEVLEQARLTILAIQGRPETSSKQDIKDRVQQVLNKAKHQEALTRPKIIQVHYPVFYRWVAAASIVLLLGLCWFTYTQYTKQYSTYLVGKTNPQSDLSVQSDQLISIANTDRPAMHVLLPDGSSVVLRKNSRVRYARVFVGVKREVYMSGEAFFEVTKEPRKPFFVYANGLVTKVLGTSFTVKAHQKAEQVIVTVRTGKVAVFAQADPKANVLQNNLDLTGMVLMPNQQATYERTDARLTRTAVRTPNVHPSFDFKATPIATVFSSLEKAYGVSIDFDREVMANCSLSATLGDEPLQKKLLWICTILEATYQVNGQQITINGKPCQ; translated from the coding sequence ATGCAACAAAGAGAAAAACTCTATGAGCAGTTTTTAGAAAATCCTCGATTTGTTCAATGGGCTATTGGCCAGGCTCCAGAAGATGACAGTTACTGGGAGAGTTTGGTTAAGAATTATCCCATTGATCAGGAAGTTTTGGAGCAGGCTCGCTTAACGATACTGGCGATTCAGGGCCGACCGGAAACTTCATCAAAGCAAGATATCAAGGATCGGGTACAGCAAGTGCTGAATAAAGCTAAGCATCAGGAAGCATTAACAAGGCCCAAAATAATCCAGGTTCATTATCCGGTCTTCTACCGCTGGGTAGCCGCAGCGTCAATTGTGCTCTTGTTGGGTCTGTGCTGGTTTACCTATACGCAGTATACCAAGCAATATAGTACCTATCTGGTCGGGAAAACCAATCCACAAAGTGATCTGTCAGTCCAATCAGACCAGTTGATATCAATTGCCAATACTGACAGACCTGCCATGCATGTGTTACTACCAGACGGAAGTTCAGTGGTGCTGCGAAAAAACAGCCGGGTTCGTTACGCTCGAGTATTTGTGGGTGTCAAGCGTGAAGTGTATATGTCGGGAGAAGCTTTCTTTGAAGTGACTAAAGAGCCTAGAAAGCCCTTCTTCGTGTATGCCAACGGCCTGGTCACGAAAGTTCTAGGAACCAGTTTTACTGTAAAAGCTCATCAGAAAGCCGAGCAAGTAATTGTAACGGTCAGAACCGGAAAAGTTGCTGTTTTCGCGCAAGCAGATCCAAAAGCTAATGTACTACAAAATAACCTCGATCTGACAGGGATGGTGCTGATGCCCAATCAACAAGCAACATACGAGCGAACAGATGCCCGCCTGACCCGGACGGCAGTAAGAACACCAAACGTTCATCCCTCCTTTGACTTTAAAGCAACACCCATTGCAACTGTATTTTCTTCACTAGAAAAAGCATATGGTGTATCTATCGACTTTGACCGGGAAGTCATGGCGAATTGCAGTCTGTCGGCTACCCTAGGCGATGAACCACTCCAGAAAAAACTACTATGGATCTGTACCATTCTAGAGGCTACCTACCAGGTAAACGGCCAACAAATCACCATTAACGGAAAACCCTGTCAATAA
- a CDS encoding TonB-dependent receptor, translating to MKKSIPLKNVLFYIMRLSLVQLVLIALFTSFALARNGYGQDLLNRRITLQVTNQKVETILDKLAKASGIRFMYSPELIQAGRATSLKVKDVKLAIVLNELLTPLKITYEVSGDQVLLKRMPLFGQQQVIETTPRFLTEKNADVVVAGQVIDNTGGTVPGATIVLKGSGSIGTTTDANGQFKLNLPESGAHTLVVSSIGYVTQEVLVNNRTRLEIVLVTDVKSLNEVVVVGYGTQRKGDVTGALTSISAENFKDQPVTRLDQALQGRAAGVQVTSSAGAPGGDVRIRIRGSNSINGDNSPLYVVDGFVGADFNNINAQDIASMEVLKDASATAIYGSRGANGVIIITTKGGSKKGMQVNFNTRISTSEVLKKINTLNAADFAQVVNERQAATGGNPIYTPAQIAGYQQNSGTNWQDQILRKAVGQEYQLGVSGGNEKTTYLISTNYLNQNGIINNSDYKRYAIRSNIASQISDKFSVRLNFTGTRRENHNTGGTAARSGALAQAFAWAPTTPVQDADGNYTYRDPVGSIFENPVALTTDADNRTNSTTANLIGGVRYEFVPGLALDVQYGVNYNNQQGKYYSGPVIANRLPRASRTSGEQITLQNTNTLTFKRVFNTIHRLDITGVFETQQQTGESFYANAANLTYPAQSFNNLALAESNQIGSGYGKWSLLSYLGRVNYALKDRYLVSATVRRDGSSKFQGKNRYSVFPSMALGWKLSEEKFMQSQHLFSNLKIRGSWGLTGNQGINPYGTLSTYITNVDDAAVAFRSGYFTNGVTNGIILGNPGNPDLKWETTEQINGGADMSFLNGKVTLSVDYFVKNTRDLLLNQPLPDYVGGNSILRNVGRVQNKGWEFSLEATPIDKNNFSWNTSLNVSLLQNKVVSLSSTSDTIYASNEFVLIPGQSLTSFWGLRYMGTWKPNEADKATSYGEKPGDAHYQDLNGDGVINVADYQVIGNGQPRTSLGWNNTFTYKRLSLNIFFQGLFDFSKLNYTYANGIVGSTDARQPTFADIKNRYIPGVNETSDIPAFSNVKENFYVQSTRFLEKGDFVRLKNISLSYNLPKSTLKNIGTVSVFVSATNLLTFTQYKGIDPESTSNGSGDIGQNIDYGSYPNSKTITGGLSLTF from the coding sequence ATGAAGAAATCAATACCCTTGAAAAACGTGCTATTCTATATAATGCGCCTTAGTCTTGTTCAGCTTGTCTTAATAGCCCTATTTACCAGCTTCGCATTGGCTCGTAATGGCTATGGACAAGATTTACTTAACCGCCGGATAACGCTTCAGGTGACTAATCAGAAAGTAGAAACCATTCTCGATAAACTAGCTAAAGCCTCAGGAATTCGCTTCATGTACAGTCCGGAGTTGATTCAGGCTGGACGAGCCACTTCGCTTAAAGTAAAAGATGTAAAACTAGCAATTGTGCTGAATGAGTTGCTGACACCTTTAAAGATTACGTATGAAGTGTCTGGTGATCAGGTACTTTTAAAGCGCATGCCTTTATTCGGTCAGCAACAGGTGATCGAAACTACGCCTAGATTTCTTACGGAGAAGAATGCTGACGTCGTTGTTGCCGGACAGGTAATCGATAATACCGGGGGTACCGTTCCTGGAGCAACAATCGTACTTAAGGGGAGTGGTTCTATTGGTACAACGACCGATGCCAATGGTCAATTCAAGTTGAATCTGCCCGAAAGTGGTGCACATACGCTGGTCGTTTCGTCGATTGGCTATGTCACACAGGAAGTGCTGGTAAACAACCGTACGCGGCTGGAAATCGTACTTGTAACCGATGTCAAGTCGTTGAATGAAGTTGTTGTAGTGGGGTACGGAACGCAACGCAAAGGCGATGTAACAGGAGCCTTAACATCAATCTCAGCCGAAAACTTTAAAGATCAGCCGGTTACCCGTTTGGATCAAGCGTTGCAGGGCCGGGCGGCCGGCGTTCAGGTTACTAGTTCAGCTGGTGCACCAGGGGGCGATGTTCGTATCCGTATTCGAGGCTCCAACTCCATTAACGGAGATAACAGTCCGCTGTACGTGGTCGATGGCTTCGTTGGGGCAGATTTCAACAACATCAACGCGCAGGATATTGCCTCGATGGAAGTTCTAAAAGATGCGTCAGCCACGGCTATTTACGGGAGCCGGGGTGCTAATGGCGTGATTATCATTACCACCAAAGGGGGCAGTAAAAAAGGCATGCAGGTTAATTTTAACACCCGCATCTCGACATCTGAAGTACTCAAAAAAATTAATACGCTGAATGCAGCTGACTTTGCCCAGGTGGTTAATGAGCGGCAGGCGGCAACCGGTGGTAATCCGATCTATACACCGGCTCAAATCGCGGGCTATCAGCAAAACAGTGGCACTAACTGGCAGGATCAGATACTCCGCAAAGCCGTTGGTCAAGAGTATCAATTGGGTGTATCGGGCGGAAACGAAAAAACTACGTACCTAATTTCGACTAACTACCTGAATCAAAATGGTATTATCAATAACTCTGATTACAAGCGTTACGCGATTCGCTCCAACATCGCTTCGCAGATTTCAGATAAGTTTTCGGTACGGTTGAACTTCACCGGAACCCGGCGCGAGAATCATAACACCGGCGGTACCGCTGCCCGGTCGGGTGCACTTGCCCAAGCATTTGCATGGGCACCTACCACGCCAGTTCAGGATGCTGATGGTAACTATACCTATCGCGACCCGGTTGGGTCGATTTTCGAAAACCCGGTTGCCCTAACTACCGATGCCGACAATCGCACCAATAGCACAACGGCTAACCTGATTGGGGGCGTACGCTACGAGTTTGTTCCCGGCCTGGCCCTGGATGTGCAGTATGGGGTCAATTATAATAACCAGCAGGGTAAATATTATTCCGGCCCAGTGATTGCAAACCGTTTACCGCGCGCTAGCCGGACATCAGGTGAGCAGATCACGCTGCAAAATACCAATACGCTGACGTTTAAACGGGTATTCAATACCATCCATCGGCTGGATATAACTGGCGTTTTTGAAACCCAGCAGCAAACCGGCGAATCGTTTTACGCCAATGCAGCTAATTTAACCTATCCGGCTCAGTCCTTTAACAACTTGGCACTGGCCGAGTCCAATCAGATTGGTTCGGGATACGGAAAATGGAGTTTGTTATCGTACTTAGGGCGGGTCAACTACGCCTTGAAAGACCGTTATTTGGTGTCAGCGACGGTTCGTCGGGATGGTTCGTCCAAGTTTCAGGGAAAGAACAGATATAGTGTTTTCCCATCCATGGCGCTGGGCTGGAAACTGTCGGAAGAGAAGTTTATGCAGTCACAGCACCTGTTCAGCAACCTGAAAATAAGGGGTAGCTGGGGTTTAACGGGTAATCAGGGCATAAATCCCTATGGAACTCTGTCTACCTATATTACCAATGTGGATGATGCAGCCGTCGCGTTTCGATCGGGCTATTTCACCAATGGCGTGACCAATGGTATCATCCTCGGTAACCCGGGCAATCCGGATTTGAAATGGGAAACGACGGAGCAAATAAACGGGGGGGCAGATATGTCTTTTCTGAACGGGAAAGTAACCCTTTCAGTCGACTACTTTGTAAAAAACACCCGTGATCTGTTGTTAAACCAACCCTTGCCGGACTATGTTGGTGGCAACAGCATTCTTCGCAACGTAGGTCGGGTGCAGAATAAGGGTTGGGAATTCTCGCTTGAAGCAACGCCGATCGACAAGAATAACTTCAGCTGGAATACTTCATTAAACGTTTCTCTACTCCAAAACAAGGTAGTGAGTTTAAGTTCGACAAGTGATACTATTTATGCGTCGAACGAGTTCGTCCTGATTCCGGGACAGTCTCTGACATCCTTCTGGGGATTACGCTACATGGGTACCTGGAAACCAAACGAGGCCGATAAGGCGACTAGTTATGGCGAAAAACCTGGTGATGCTCACTATCAGGATTTAAATGGCGACGGGGTGATTAACGTAGCAGACTATCAAGTAATTGGCAACGGGCAGCCAAGAACATCGTTGGGCTGGAACAACACGTTTACCTATAAACGCCTGTCACTGAACATCTTCTTTCAAGGTTTATTTGATTTTAGTAAACTTAATTACACGTATGCCAATGGGATAGTTGGTAGTACGGATGCACGGCAGCCAACATTTGCCGATATCAAGAACCGGTATATACCCGGCGTTAACGAAACGTCGGATATTCCGGCGTTCAGCAACGTAAAGGAAAATTTTTACGTGCAGTCAACCCGTTTTTTGGAGAAAGGTGATTTTGTACGCTTGAAAAATATCAGTCTGTCGTACAATCTGCCCAAATCGACGCTGAAAAACATTGGTACCGTAAGCGTTTTCGTGAGCGCAACCAACCTGCTGACCTTCACTCAATACAAAGGCATCGACCCGGAATCAACCTCCAATGGCTCCGGTGATATCGGGCAAAATATCGATTATGGATCGTATCCCAATTCAAAGACGATTACCGGTGGTTTGAGCCTTACTTTTTAA
- a CDS encoding RagB/SusD family nutrient uptake outer membrane protein, giving the protein MKKLIILFLFLPLAGCNDYLNEVPEGQVVGTNAIQDVAGLEAALTGTYKGMLRTWARGFLTSALEAYVMGGDDVTSLSGGNKAEFRQTDQFDVVSSNSRLSQIWSGCYKTIQGANNIINNYKTVAGDQNTINAIVGEAYFLRALGYYWLVRGYGNVPLITSADFTNDLLSIQKSAPADIYKLIESDLLQAETLVPTTKRDAGRPNKGSVKALLADVYLTEGGWPIKDASKYALAAAKAKEVIDNKASYGFDLVPDLATLWSGTPASVGTSEEVFSFQTSVNYGGSANAFYGSSATPGDENGWDDFFAEVGFFNRFPAGKRKDITFYTEFTKPDGTKISWQDSQSKHPYYRKFRLADNTNYQSSMPVHMIRYAHVLLVYAEAQARSGGGVSADAYTSLNAVRKRAGLADVTNLSVSNFTNVVVDERAWEFAGEWTRWFDLQRLELVETANTPANKAADDLKPIGPITKSSYWYPVPIGDANINTNL; this is encoded by the coding sequence ATGAAAAAATTAATCATACTCTTTCTTTTTCTACCCCTGGCTGGCTGCAACGATTATCTTAACGAAGTACCCGAAGGACAGGTTGTCGGGACTAACGCCATTCAGGATGTTGCTGGGCTGGAAGCGGCTTTAACCGGTACGTATAAAGGTATGCTGCGCACTTGGGCGCGTGGTTTTCTAACCTCCGCCCTAGAAGCCTATGTAATGGGGGGCGATGACGTTACCTCCCTCAGTGGTGGAAACAAAGCCGAATTCAGACAAACCGATCAATTTGATGTAGTGTCATCGAACTCAAGGCTTTCTCAGATCTGGAGCGGTTGCTATAAGACCATTCAAGGTGCTAACAACATTATCAACAATTATAAGACCGTGGCCGGGGACCAAAATACCATTAATGCTATTGTAGGTGAAGCCTACTTTCTACGAGCATTGGGATACTATTGGCTGGTTCGTGGCTACGGTAACGTTCCGCTAATTACGAGCGCCGACTTTACGAATGATTTGCTGTCAATTCAAAAAAGCGCACCTGCTGATATCTACAAACTAATTGAAAGCGATCTATTACAGGCTGAAACGCTCGTGCCAACGACCAAACGCGATGCGGGACGGCCCAACAAAGGTTCGGTTAAAGCTCTGTTGGCAGATGTATACTTGACCGAAGGCGGTTGGCCAATAAAAGATGCGTCCAAGTATGCGCTGGCTGCTGCTAAAGCAAAAGAGGTAATTGACAACAAAGCTAGTTATGGCTTTGATCTGGTTCCCGATCTGGCAACGCTCTGGTCGGGAACGCCTGCTTCGGTTGGCACATCGGAAGAAGTATTTTCGTTCCAGACGTCGGTCAACTACGGGGGTTCAGCCAATGCATTCTATGGCAGTTCGGCCACACCGGGCGACGAAAATGGATGGGATGACTTTTTTGCGGAAGTAGGATTCTTTAATCGATTTCCAGCTGGCAAACGCAAAGACATTACATTTTACACCGAATTTACAAAGCCGGATGGTACCAAAATTTCGTGGCAGGATAGTCAGTCAAAGCACCCCTACTACCGCAAATTTAGACTGGCCGACAACACGAATTATCAGTCATCGATGCCAGTACACATGATTCGTTACGCCCACGTCCTGCTGGTTTATGCTGAAGCACAGGCCCGGTCGGGTGGTGGTGTCAGCGCGGATGCTTACACCTCGCTGAATGCCGTACGGAAGCGGGCTGGGCTAGCCGATGTAACAAATTTATCGGTTTCCAACTTCACCAATGTGGTGGTTGACGAACGAGCCTGGGAGTTTGCCGGTGAGTGGACCCGATGGTTTGATTTACAACGGCTTGAACTGGTTGAAACCGCCAATACACCCGCTAACAAAGCGGCTGATGATTTGAAACCTATTGGGCCGATTACAAAATCGAGCTACTGGTATCCGGTACCCATTGGCGATGCAAACATCAATACCAATTTGTGA